From a single Arthrobacter sp. SLBN-112 genomic region:
- a CDS encoding DUF4193 domain-containing protein: MATDYDELRSDVKESQDNSLEQLQSANAPDARSVVQELDEADGLDGAGVPGGEFVAEELVVQVIPQAEDEFTCYSCFLVRHRSQIARQKDGHSYCTECEG; encoded by the coding sequence GTGGCAACCGATTACGATGAACTGCGTTCCGACGTCAAGGAATCGCAGGACAACTCACTCGAGCAGCTCCAGTCAGCAAATGCTCCCGACGCCCGCAGTGTTGTGCAGGAGTTGGACGAGGCTGACGGACTGGACGGCGCCGGCGTCCCTGGCGGCGAATTTGTCGCTGAGGAGCTCGTAGTCCAGGTCATCCCGCAGGCTGAGGATGAGTTCACCTGCTATTCCTGCTTCCTGGTCCGCCACCGGTCGCAGATTGCCCGTCAAAAAGACGGCCACAGCTACTGCACCGAGTGCGAAGGCTAA
- a CDS encoding M50 family metallopeptidase, translating into MDSPASLWNAFTAAFTQADVPNITWVEMLLSLAAAVALSIPRRTWRYFGLLATTVHELGHAFAAVTSGQRLAGIRLRLDHSGTTTSYSRSRVAAAWSCFWGYPVPAMAGAAFVWCGLRGWGPAAMAVSALVLTASLIFLRNLAGFLITAAAIAAAAALTILAPASVVGHVAVIFGLALLVAAVRDLLKLTQVHVRRRGSLGTSDAYLLYRATSVPSGVWIALFTLLVAGSWLVAWQPVSVILLEGAWNR; encoded by the coding sequence GTGGACAGCCCAGCCAGCTTATGGAACGCCTTCACAGCTGCGTTCACGCAGGCAGACGTACCCAACATCACCTGGGTGGAGATGCTGCTGTCCCTGGCTGCCGCCGTCGCGCTGTCCATACCCCGCCGCACCTGGCGCTACTTCGGGCTCCTGGCCACCACCGTCCATGAACTGGGCCACGCGTTCGCGGCCGTGACCTCCGGGCAGCGGCTGGCCGGAATCCGCCTCAGACTGGACCATTCCGGGACCACCACCTCCTACAGCAGGAGCAGGGTTGCAGCAGCCTGGTCCTGCTTCTGGGGATACCCGGTACCTGCAATGGCCGGCGCCGCTTTTGTATGGTGCGGGCTCCGCGGGTGGGGCCCCGCCGCCATGGCCGTCAGCGCCCTGGTCCTGACCGCATCGCTCATCTTCCTGCGCAACCTCGCCGGTTTCCTCATCACTGCCGCCGCCATCGCCGCCGCGGCCGCCCTGACAATCCTTGCGCCGGCCTCAGTCGTGGGCCACGTGGCCGTCATCTTCGGTCTTGCACTCCTGGTGGCTGCTGTCCGCGACCTGCTCAAACTCACGCAGGTCCACGTCCGGCGTCGTGGAAGTCTTGGGACCTCCGATGCCTACCTGCTGTACCGGGCCACGTCTGTTCCCTCCGGGGTGTGGATTGCCCTGTTCACCCTCCTGGTAGCGGGGTCCTGGCTGGTGGCCTGGCAGCCCGTCTCGGTAATCCTGTTGGAAGGCGCCTGGAACCGGTAG
- a CDS encoding glutathione S-transferase family protein has protein sequence MSQETHSTRGAYVTGSAEFTRDTNYIEDRITRDASPGSNGEPGWPVEAGRYRLIAARACPWANRTVIVRRLLGLEEAISLGQPGPTHDARSWTFDLDPGGVDPVLGIERLQEAYFKRFPGYPRGITVPAIVDVHTGQVVTNNFPQITLDFSTEWTEFHRPGAPQLYPEHLRGEIDQVNKRVFTEVNNGVYRCGFAGSQEAYDAAYDRLWTAMDWLEDRLSRQRYLVGDTITEADVRLFTTLARFDPVYHGHFKCNRQKLSEMPNLWGYARDLFQTPGFGDTIDFVQIKQHYYIVHEDINPTGIVPAGPDLSGWLEDHGRESLGGRPFGDGTPPGPVRPGEEVAPGHGVLR, from the coding sequence ATGAGCCAGGAAACACACAGTACCCGTGGAGCCTATGTGACCGGCAGTGCCGAGTTCACCCGGGACACCAATTACATTGAGGACCGGATCACCAGGGACGCCTCTCCGGGCAGCAACGGAGAACCGGGGTGGCCGGTGGAAGCGGGGCGGTACCGCCTCATCGCCGCCCGCGCCTGCCCATGGGCAAACCGGACGGTCATTGTCCGCAGGCTCCTGGGGCTGGAAGAAGCGATCTCCCTGGGCCAGCCCGGCCCCACGCATGACGCGCGGTCCTGGACGTTCGACCTCGATCCCGGCGGAGTTGATCCGGTCCTTGGCATAGAACGCCTGCAAGAGGCTTACTTCAAACGTTTCCCGGGCTATCCGCGGGGAATCACAGTGCCTGCCATCGTGGATGTCCATACTGGCCAAGTTGTAACCAATAACTTCCCGCAGATCACCCTGGACTTCTCCACCGAGTGGACCGAGTTCCACCGGCCGGGGGCGCCGCAGCTCTACCCGGAACACCTTCGGGGCGAGATCGACCAGGTGAACAAGCGCGTCTTCACAGAGGTCAACAACGGCGTCTACCGATGCGGTTTCGCCGGTTCCCAGGAAGCCTACGACGCAGCGTACGACCGGTTGTGGACCGCAATGGACTGGCTCGAGGACCGCTTGTCGCGGCAACGCTACCTGGTGGGCGACACCATCACGGAAGCAGATGTGCGCCTGTTCACCACCCTTGCCAGGTTCGACCCCGTGTACCACGGCCACTTCAAGTGCAACCGGCAGAAACTGAGTGAGATGCCCAACCTGTGGGGCTACGCACGGGACCTGTTCCAGACGCCGGGCTTCGGGGACACCATCGACTTTGTGCAGATCAAGCAGCACTACTACATCGTGCACGAGGACATCAATCCCACCGGCATTGTTCCTGCCGGCCCGGACCTGAGTGGATGGCTGGAGGACCATGGCAGGGAGTCCCTGGGTGGCCGGCCATTCGGCGACGGCACGCCGCCGGGTCCCGTCCGGCCAGGCGAGGAAGTTGCGCCGGGACACGGAGTGCTGCGCTAA